In Halobacteroides halobius DSM 5150, the genomic window TAACAGCTAATGCAGTATAAACTAATAAACCATCAATTGGGCTAGCTGGATGATCACTCATAATAGCTACTTTAAGTCCCGCTCGTGATAGTATTCCTGGAGTTTTAAAAGTTCTATCCTTTAACTCCACTTTAATTCTACCAGTTAAAGTAGGGCCAACAACTGCTGGAAACTTAGCCTTAGCCAACTGATCAGCTATCTTATGACCAGCAGTACAGTGCTCAAGAGTCAAATCAATATCAAATTCTTCTGCAATCCTAATAATAGTCATAATATCATCAGCTTGATGAGCATGAGCTTTAAGAGGTATTTCTTTATTTAATATCTTAGTCATATTTTCTAACTTTAAGTCACGTTCAAAAGCTTTACCCTTTTTTCTAGCTACCTCCTTGCGAGCTATATAATCCTCTGTTTTCAATAAAGTTTGGCGCAATAAAGCTGCTACTGCCATTCTAGTGCTTGGTGCCTTGTTTTGTTCATTATAAACTCGTTTAGGATTTTCTCCAAGAGCTGCTTTGATTCCAACATCTTTTTTTAGGATCATATCTTCTACAGTTTGGCCCTTAGTCTTAACAACAGTACATTCCCCACCTAATACATTCGCACTACCTGGACTAACCATCGCTGTAGTAATTCCACTTTGATAAGCATCAACAAAACCTTCATCTTCAGGATTAATCCCATCAATTGCTCTTAGGTGAGGAGTAATTGGATCAGTCATTTCATTATAGTCTTGGCCCTCCCAACCAATACCTTCTTCTCCGACTCCTAGATGAGTATGAGCATCAATTATACCAGGCATAACTACTTGCCCTGCTAAATCAATTTTTTCTGCCTGCGTAGGAATATCTATGTTATCTCCTATATCTTTAATCTTACCATTTTCGATTAGAATAGACCCTGTAGCAAATATTTCTTCATTCATAGTTAAAATTTTACCATCAACTAATGCTAACATCTGCTGCCCCCTATTAATCTATTATATAAGTTTTATTTACTTGACTAACTTCTACATTAATATTTGTTTCAGGAATTTCTGCAACTATCTCCTCCTCTTGACGAGTTGATCTAAGATGGGTTAATAACATTCTTTTACTATTGGCTTCAATGCCAAAATTTACAGCTTGTTTAACTGTCATATGACCTGCTTGTTCTGCCTTTATATTCTCTTCTAACAACGTAGCTTCTATTAATAATAAGTCTGTTTTAGAGAAGAACGGAATTAAATCTTCACTCCATGCTGTATCTGCAGTATAACCTAGTACCTGTTCTCCATTACTAATCATCATCCCATAACATTCTTTAAAATGAATTGTCTTTTGAAAATTAATCTCTAATGCCCCTAATTCTAATTTTTTATTTTCATTAATTTCTTCTAAGTTATACTCTGTTCCCAATTTAGCTTGGATATAACTTAATTCAGCACCAGTCTCAAAGGGTAAATATACATCTAAAGGTTTCTCTCTTAGACCAGACTTTTGTGCAACCATTATAGCATACTGCAATGGAATTAATCCTAAAAAATGATCTGCATGTAAATGAGAAATAATAATTGCATCTAACTTATGATAATCAATTATTCCATTTAATCTTTCTAAAACTCCTTCCCCAACATCAATCAAGATATTTTGCTGCTTGGTTTGTAATAAATAACCTGAACATCCTGAACCTTCTATTGGATAAGGAGATCTATTACCTAATACAGTTAATTTCATCCTATAACCTCCTAGTTATAACCAGTATAACTTAAATATGGCTTAATTCAAATTGACTTTTCTCTTCTCCTACTAAACCGGCTAATAAATAAAGTCCAGATTTAGAATCAAATTTCAAATCTTTAAGATGAAAACCTTCTATTTTATCTGTGCTTTTAACGTGAATTCTTGGCCCAGTACAGGAATAAATATCATCTCCTATTTTAATATGTTCTTCATCATAAGCTTTAACATTAACTCCTTGTTTAATATAATTTTTAACCCTTGTTTCTGCTTTATTAATATCTATATCTAACTTCTCTGTAAACTGTAAAACAAAACCACTTTTAATATCACTATGATAATATGGATTCGGCCTATCAATCCCCATTTCCTGTAAGGCATGAATTGTTAAATCCTCAGCAGTATGAGCCATTCGTCGATTAACAATTGAGTTAAAAACAATCTTAGCTATCTCTTCTGGATATGGGCCAAAAACTCCTGGTCTAGTAATTAATACTTCTTCTCCCACCCCAATTAACATATCAGCCTTTAAATCTAATTGGGAAGCTAATAAATCGAAATGTTCAACTATTACTCTTTTTTCTTGCTGAATAGACTTTTTAATCGCTTTTGCTAATTTCCATGGTTGAGTAAAAGCAGCTTCAAAACGAGCATCAATATGATAAGTATGAGTAGTAAATTGACCTTCCTCTGCTTCAGATAATAAAGGTAACGGGCGAATATTAACCCCATGATCATCATTGGTTAATGTCAATCCTGGAAACATCCCCCGAATCAACAATGATTTCCCTGCTCCTGCATCACCTATTAAACCAATTAATTTATCCTCAGGGTCTAAATATCCTAAGGATATTTGTTTACCCAAATTCATTAATCTCTTTTTACCACGTGGAGCAAAATATACAGATTGAGCAAAGCTTGGATTCAAATAAATTACTCCTTCCTCTATAAATTTAAATTTTCTTTTATAATTATATCAAATAACTATAATTCTCAAAACAATTATAAATTATCTTACATAAAATAATAGCAAATAATAAAAGGAGGACAAAAAAGATGCTTAATATTACAATTCTAAGTCATATATTACTTTACCTGCTAATTCTGTGGGGGATAACAACTTGGGCTGGAACCATCTGGATTATATCTAAAACAAATATAGAAAAAATTAAACATACTGGAATCTATCTAGGATTTTTATTATATGAAAGCTTATTTATATTCTTCCTAATTTGGGGCAGTCTTATTTATACTCTTCTTAATAAAATATAATTATTGGGGAATCTTAAGTTTTTGACCTGGATAAATTAAATTTTTATTCTCAATTTTATTTAAATCAACAATAACATTTACTGTAGTATTAAATGAATTTGCGATTTTATATAATGTATCACCAGGTTCAACTGTATAATAAAAGAAATCTCTTGTAGTATTACTTTGACTTTTTATAATCTCTACTGGTGTTCCCACTTCTACTCTATCATAAATATACTCAGCATCCTGATTATACATTCTTACACAACCATGAGATACTGCTTGCCCGATTAACCAAGGTTGATTAGTACCATGAATACCATGCATTCTACGAGTAAATTGCATCCAACGACTTCCTAAAGCCGGATTATAAGGGTTTTTAATCTTATTTAAAATAGAAAAATTGCCAGTTGGAGTAGGCGTACTATCTTTGCCAATAGCTACAGGAAATGATCTATCTACTTGCCTACCTTGATATAAATATAATCTACGTTGATTTAAAATAATTAAAATCTTACTCATCTATCCCCTCTCCTTTCTTTTTTACTAGTATATTGCTTAAGCTATGACTTGTTAAATAATAACATAAAAATTATACTATAAATAAATTAATAGCCCCCGGGCCAAATTCCGGGGGCTATTCTTAAATATATTTATTTAAACATCAAATTTTTCAACTAAGTTTTGTAGCTCTTCAGTCATTCTAGCTAATTCTTGAGCCGAATGAGATATTTCCTGTGACATATTATCAATATCAGATACCGAATCCATTATTTGATCACTATTTTGTGCTAGATCCTGTGTTGAAGCAGATGTTTGTTGAGTGTAAGCTGAAGTATCTTGAATAGAAGAATTAATACGATTAAATACTACTCCAGTTTCTTCAGCTATTTCCTCTCCTTCTTTAGCCTTTATTTCTGCTTGTTCAACTGACTCTAAACCTTCTTTTGACTTCTTTTGAATTTGACCAATTAAATTAGCAATATTTTCAGTAGCATTTGTTGTTTCTTCCGCTAAATCTCTAATCTCATCTGCTACAACAGCAAAACCTTGTCCAGAACTACTTCCCGACCCTGACCCTGCTCTTGCAGCTTCAATTGCAGCATTTAATGCTAATAAATTAGTCTGTTCAGCTATATCACTAATCAATTCAATAATTTGATCAATCTCAGCAGAATAATCATCTAACTCTTCAATTACATCAACTGTCTCTTCTACAACTTGATTAATCTCTCCTATACTAGAAACTGTTTTTTCTATATTTTGATTTCCTGTTTCAACTTGAGAACTAGCTTCTTCTACTAAACCAGTAATTTCTTGACTACTAGCCGAAATTTGCTGTACTCCTGACATCATTTCTTCTATATTTTGTTTAGTAGTACTTATAGTAGCATTCCCTTGCTCGGCTGAAGCCGATAATTCTTCACTGTAGGAAGTTAACTCTTCAACTAAATCTAATATACTAATTACTATTTCTTTTAAATTAGTTTTCATTTGATTAAGAGTCTGAGCTAACTTTCCTATTTCATCATTTCTATTAACCTGTAAAGATGTTATATTTAAATTACCTTGCGCTACTTGTTGAGCAAATTGACTAGCAGAAACTAATGGTTTAGAAAGTCTAGTTGAAATTATTACTGCCCCAATGATAGTTATAATTGCAGTTAATAACACTACTATTAATGCTATTTTTCCTAATTTACTAAACTTTTCATTAATATCTGACTGTCTAATTACAGAAATAAATTTCCAACCTGTTTGGGGCGAAGTATACACATTAATAATTGATGGTTTTTTATCTATAATAGTTTCAAAAGATCCAGTTTTTAGATTGGAGATATTATTTAATTTTTTTACTCCCAGTTTACTTAGATTATCAAAATTCAAATTTGGTTTTTTAGGGTGAGCAAGAATCTTTCCTTGCTTAGTCGTCATAATAACATATCCTAAATCTCCTATTTTTATATCTTTAATCATGTTAGTTAGCGCCTTTAAGCTAACATCAAGCGCTTGAACTCCTATAACTTCTCCATTCTTATTTTTAACTGTTGTAGTTGTACTTAAAATAGCTGTATCATCTAAAGAAAAATAATAAGGACTAGTTCTAACAACTTCCCCTTTATTATTCATAGCTTTCTTATAATATAGCCTTTTTCTAGGGTCATAATGCTTCATTACAGAACCTTCTGGCCACTGAATATAGCCTCCATCTGTAGTTCCCATATATATATATGCTACATCAGAATGCGTCTTTGCATATCTTTTATATACATTATAAATCTTTTCTTCAATTCCCCCATTTTGAGAAGGCGTCATCTCCACGCTTTTTTCTTTATTTATATACGAACTAATAGTTTCATTTGCACTTCTTATTTTAGGATTTTGAGCTAATAAATTAACATTATTCTTTACTGTCTTAAAATAAAGGTTTATAGCATTATTTACCTGTTTAACCTTTCCTCTTGCTGATGTAATAAAAGTATCTTTTATCATTTCTTTCCCCTGCATAAAACCTAAAGTACTTAGAAAAATAATAGGTACTAAAGAAATTAACATAAATATTATAATTAATTTAGTCTTAATCCCATAATTCATATTTAATCCCCCTTTTTTTAAAAAACAATTATCGACTTATTTCCTGATAATAAATTATTAATCGCCATTTTTAGTTATTAACCATATAATTAATTATTCCTTCTTAAATAGTTTATTTTCTATTAAAAAGAAAAACCACCAAAATGGTGGTTAAATGGTAAACTAATCTTAATTTTTTAAAATAGGTATTCCCCTTAGTCACAAAGTACTGGTACAGTCAATCCACCTTGGGGCATAACAATAGTTTTATAATCTTTATTATATTGCTTGTTTGCTTGTTCTAAGGCTTGATCAAGAGATTCAGCTTTAGTAGCAAATAAAGCATCTGTAACTTCTTGGTTAAACTCAGAAATTAAAATAAATTCTTTATCCAGTACTACCTTACTAATAGCAAAGGCTTTATGTCCTCCTAAAACAAATTTTTGTTTAATTCTTTCTATATTATCTTCTGGCTTTGTGGCATCATTTAACCACTCCTCAAAGACATCCTCTCCTAATCCAGCCCTACATTCTGCTAACAAAATAATTGTCCCACCTTTTTTAACCCCAGCATTAGCATTATCAAGTGCCTTTTGAGCTTGATAGATATTAATATCTTTAGGATAACCTCCTGCACTTACAACTGCTAAATCTGCCTTTTCCTCTAGTGATACATGGTACATCTGCGCTGAAGTTTTAGTTCCTTTACGCCAAGCTTCCTCTAAATCACCAGCTACTACTTCTACTATTTCTTGTTTACTATTAGTAACTACATTCAAAATAAAATCTACCCCAACTTTATTAGCACCTTCAATCATCTCTTGACTAATTGGATTCTTCTCTATTTTAGGTAAATCCCCGATCAAATTAACCATCCGAGAGTGGTTATACTCAATTGTATCTCGACCAGCTACTCCAGGCAGTATCGACTTTCGACCACCAGAAAAACCAGCAAAATAATGAGGAGCTATCACTCCTATAGTAATCAATAAATCCGCCTCAACTACCTTTTGATTAACATATAATCTATTTCCTGAACTTAGTTTTCCTAAATCGACTAATCCATGGTCTGGATTATGAGAAACAACCTGATAATTATCAACAATCTTAGTTCCATAAATATCTCGATTCTGTTTATCAGTATGTGGCTCATGGATTCCAGTTGCAACAACAAAAGTAATCTCTTCTTTTTCTAATCCTGCCTGATGCAACTTCTCTAGCAAAGGAGGCAATAAAGTATCATAAGGTGTAGGTCGACTTACATCATTTACAACGATTACAACCTCTTTTGCTTCTTTTCTTACTGCTAATTCTTCAATAGGAAGAGAATTAATTGGATCTTCTAAACTTGCTTTAACAGCCCTTTGGGGATTGCTTAAACCATCTTCTTCATTAGGTAATAAAACTTTAGGCTGTGATAATCGATCTAAGTCCAACTCTACTTTCTCTGCTCCATACTTTAACTTCATATTTGCTCCTCCTTCTAAAACTTAAGCCAACTTTTTATTAACAACATCAGCAACCCCAGTTAAATCATGCATTAACTTAGAAAAACCTTTCATAGTTAATGATTGACCACCATCACACAACGCTTCTTCAGGATTAGGATGTATCTCTACCATAACACCATCTGCTCCAGCACTAACTCCAGCTTTAGCCAAAGGATTGACTAAATTTCTTTTACCAGTTCCATGGCTAGGGTCAATAATAATCGGTAATTTAAATTCTGCCTTAATTAAAGCAATTGCATTTAAATCTAAAGTATATCTAGTGGCTGTTTCAAAAGTTCTAATTCCTCTTTCACATAAAATAACATTAGGATTACCGTGACTGACAACATACTCCGCTGCTAATAACCACTCTTTAATTGTAGCAGCATATCCTCTCTTTAACATGACTGGAGTATCTAACTGACCTAATTTTTTTAGTAGAGCATAATTTTGCATATTTCTTGATCCAATCTGTAGTATATCAGCATATTGATTTACTAATTCTATATCTGTTGCATCTAATAATTCAGTAACTATTTTTAAACCTGTTTCTTCTCTAGCTTCTGCTAATAACTTCAACCCTTCTTCTCCTAGACCTTGGAAACTATGAGGAGATGTTCTAGGTTTAAAGGCTCCACCACGTAAAATTTGTCCTCCGCACTTTTTAACTTCTCTAGCTGCTGTTAATAATTGCTCTCTACTCTCTACAGCACATGGACCAGCCATAACGACCAAATCATTATCTCCAATTACAACATCTCCTACTTTCACTACCTCTTTATGATCCGTTAGTTCTAAATCATTTAACATATTAATCCCTCCATAAAATTAATTTTAAGCTCACTACTCACTACTCATAAATAAAAAAGACCTACCTTGCCGTCCAAATAGGACGAAACAAGATAGGTCCAGTTCCGTGATACCACCCTAAATTAATTATAAATATATAATAAATTTATAATTCACTAGTTTTGGTTAACGACATTTTGATGCCGATATAACTTACTTAATTTCAGTCATATAGCTCCAGAGTGAAATTTCAATCAAAGATTTTTAGAGATGTTTTCAGCCGGTGACATCTCCTCTCTTAAAAGTGATCTTTAACCTACTTAACTCTTTCTTAGCTGTTAGTCATCATTAAATTGTTGTTACACATTTTAACAGAAGAATCTATTTGAGTCAAGAAAAAATTAATATTTTTCATTAAATTTAACAAAATATTAACGAGGTGATTAAATGTCTTATTTAGAAGAAATTAATGAAGAAGAAACTGATGGATTCTGTTTTCAAATAAAGCATAAGTCTTTAAAACTCCCACGTGAAACCTATTTAAATAGCCTTTCCCAATACTCTAATCCATTCTCAGAAAAAGCAGTCCAACACTTGGTTGAAGATTATTTAGATTGGAAGAATGAACAAGGAGTATTAGGAATGGTTCGCATTGATGATAACTCAGATACAGTTAAAATTGATGCAGCAGTTAGATATCTAACAGACTGTAGATATAATAAGAAGCAACCATAATATTATGGTTGCTTCTTATTATATCTTATTTAAAACATGCTCTAACTTATCCATTAATTCATACCTCTGCCATTGGTTAAAAGAAGGATGAGGAATATCAGCAATAACTTCTTTGGAATCTACTACTGGATCATCAATTAAATCTAAATAACTAGTAGCAAATCTACCACAAGGAACTAAATAATTTATCTGAGGATGATCTTTTAAAGCTGTTACCAAACGTTGCTTAAAATTATTTAATACAATCTCTTTAACTAAGTTCCACTCCTGTTTTTGATGGCGTTTAGCTTTATAATTAACCCTTAACTTCTCTAAAATTTCTAAAACATCAAATTCAGATTTAGTTAAATCTTTCTTCTTTAAAGCTTGCTCTTGCATAGGAGCTGGAGATACATTCAATAACCCAAATTTCTCTAAATTATTATAATTAGCCTTATATTCTTCTTTATTAGCCACAAGTTTTCCTAAAGGTTTTTGATGCTTTGGCTCGTAGATGAATTTTGTCATTTCTAATCCTGAGTTCCCTGCTACAGGATAACCATACTTTATCTCTTGCGTATGTGGTGACTCTAAAATAAACAAAAGTTTAGTCTCTTCATCATAAATATCTTCTACAGTATACTCCTTAAAATAATCTTTCACTGCTACTGTTAAATTAGTCATCTCCCACACTCCTAATTGTTCAATAATTTATCTAGTTCTTTTCTAAAGGTTTGTATATCTTTAAATTCCCTATAAACTGAAGCAAATCTAACATAAGCTATTTCATCTAAATTACGTAAAAAATCCATTACTAGTTCTCCAATCACCGTACTATGAACTTCATTTTCCATTCTATTTTTCACTTTTTGCTCTACCGAATTAACTATTCCTTCTAACTGTTCTCTAGAAATAGGCCTTTTTTCACATGACTTCAATAAACCATTTAAAAGCTTGTTTCTATCAAATCGCTCTCTACTCCCATCTCGTTTAATAACCATAATAGGCAAGTTATCTATTCTTTCATATGTTGTATAACGCTTACCACAATCCAAACACTCTCTTCTCCTTCTAATAGTTGTATTATCTTCTGTTGCACGTGAGTCAACTACTTTACTTGCTGAGTTAGTACAGTATGGACATCTCATAATAATTCAAATTACCTGTAAAGATAATTTAATTCCCTCCTTTAACTTCTAATATTATTTTATACAAAATATTATCTGTTATTACTAGTGTATTATTTAATTATAATATATCATTCAAATTTATTCAATCATCAAACAAATTATTCAGTTAATTCTGGAGTTACTTCTTCTGCTTCTAACTTAACTAAAATAACATCCTCACCTATTTTATATATATCAGACCAGGGTATATACGTCTCTTCAGCCTTACCAAAGAAACTAAAAACCTTTTGGTGGTCTTTTGGAACTACTAAACCTTTAATTTGCCCATTATTTAAATTTATATCAACATCAAGAATCATCCCTAGCTGTTGGCCCGTATCAATATTAATTACTTCTTTAGTCTCTAACTCTGAAGTGCGCATCATATTTTTATCCTCCTTCCAATATAATAGTATCTATAGTATTTATATGTATAAAACATAAGTTTGTTACAAAAAATTATAAAAGAGCCCTCATTAGCATGAAGGCTCTGCTTATTCATCCTGCTCTTTACCAGAAAATATTAGTTTGCTTAATCCCGGAAAAGAAGTTTCTAAAATATGGGCCAACCTCAATTTCGATTTAACATACTGAGGATTTTCTCTAAGCACTTCTATTAATTTAAATTTAAATTCTACTGGTATTTCTTCTTTATTTTCCTTTTTAAATGACATTCTTTTTAATTCACGCTTAGATATTTCATTAACTGAATCAATAAAACAAAGCGGAGGGAATAATACACACCACCAATTTGCTCCATTACCTGCTCCTAAAACTACCCTTAAAGCCTGATACTTTCCCGCTACTAAAGTCATTCCACCATAGCTTCGCGTTGGAAACTGAAATTCACCTAATTTTAAACTAACACCATAGCTTTTATTTTCTTGGCCTAATTTAGCTTCAATAATTTCTTCTAGATTATTTAAATTCTTTCTAACTATAGCTTTAGGATCAAAAATCTTTTTTCCTTTTGCAGCTGTTATATATAATTTAGATGCTTGCTTAAGAAGTATATCTCTAACTTGTCTCTTTATTCTTTGGTCTTCTAAAGAATTACTGTTAGCTATTACATGTAATCTCACTAAACTATCAGAACTGCTTGCTCTTTTTGATGACTCATTTTTAAAGGTTATGCTACCTCGTATTCCTATTATAAATAATAAACTTATTAAAATAGAGGTTAAAATTACTACCTTAATCCTTTTGCTAATCCTCATTTTCATTCCTTCTCCCTAACATGCTTCTTTAAATCCTGTAGTGCAGCTTTTTCTAATCTTGAAACTTGAGCTTGGGATATTCCTATTGTTCCTGCTACTTCCATCTGTGTCTTCCCTTCATAGAATCTTAAAGTTAAAATTAACTTCTCTCTATCATCTAACTTGCGTAAAGCTTCTCTAACTGCAATTGCTTCTAACCAATCATGGTCATCATCTTCATCATCACGAACTTGATCCATAACATAAATTGGATCTCCACCATCATGATAAACCGGTTCAAATAAAGATATTGGATCTTGTATAGCATCTAATGCTCGTACAATATCAGATCGGGGAATTCCTAACTCTTTAGCTATTTCAGTTAAATTGGGATCTTTAGTCTTATTATTCTCTAATGTTTCCTTCATCTGTAAAGCTTTATAAGCTGTATCACGGAGAGAACGGCTAACTCTAATCGGATTATTATCTCTTAGATGACGCTTAATCTCCCCAATAATCATTGGTACAGCATAAGTAGAAAATTTAACGTTTTTACTTAAATCAAAGTTATCTATGGCTTTAATTAAACCTACGCAGCCTACTTGGAATAAATCATCAATGGGTTCCCCACGGTTATTAAATCTTTGCAAAACACTTAATACTAAACGTAAGTTCCCACCAATAATTTTACTCCTTGCAAAATCACTTCCACGAGTCTGCATCTTTTTAAATAACTTTCTCATCTCTTTATTTGATAAAACAGGTAGTTCAGAAGTATTAACACCTGAAATTTCTACTTTTTTTCCCATAAACTCCCTCCTAATTCCCCAAAATTGAATCTAATTAGCTTTTCAATCAACATCATTAACAGTATTAGTTTGAATTGAGTTAGATATACATTTAATTTTATGATTTTATACTAACGAAGTACTAGCTTACTGCATAGTTTATATTAAAGTATGGAAAGGAGGTCTAGTAAACTCAATGAATAGTTTAGAAATTATTGATAAACTATTAAAAAGTGAAAAAGAAGATCAACCTCTTTATAAACAACTTCGTATAGAATTAGAAAATACTCGCTATCAAAGAGCTGCTAATTTTTTATGTAATCTACAAAGAAAACAAATTGATATCTTAGAAACTTTAATGGATGAACTAGAAGAAGAATTACCTAGTCCACCAGCTGATGAAATCTATTATGCCCAACATATATTGCAACCTGGAGAAAACCTTCGTATTTTGGCCCGAGAATATAATACTACTGTAGCTAAAATCAAAGAATTAAATCCTAAACTAACTGATACTCCAGAAGCCGGTCAATTAATCTATCTTCCAATTAAAATTCCTAAACCACCAGCCCAGCATATTAAGTATTATGTACAACCTGGAGATACCTTATACGAAATTGCCCAAGAGTATGATACTACTGTAGATGCATTAGTCCGAATAAATAATATTGCTGATCCTGATATAATATTTCCTGGGCGAATCTTAATTATTCCATGTGCATAGAAAAAGGGTCTGGGGATATCCCCAGACCCTTTTCTTATTCCAAATGAACTGTAGAATTAAATAACTCTAAAATCACTTCATCATCATAGAAATTAAGTTGGCTAACTGCTGTATTAGACTGTGATAAACGCCAACACTTAGCAAGAGGCATACCTAAAAAAGTAGCTACTAAAACTCTAACTACACCACCATGAGTGACTACTAACACCCTTTTTGAGGTATCATCAATTAAAATTTTCTTTAAACTAGCAACTACTCTAGTTTGAAACTTTGCTAAGTTTTCTCCACTAGGAGCACCATTAGTTACTGGGTCCTGTTCCCAAGCTTCAAATTCACTCTGATATTCTGCTTGTAAATCAGCAAAAGTCAAGCCTTCCCACTCCCCAAAGTTTATCTCCTGTAAAGCCTTTCTTTCTTTTATAACTAAATTATGATTATCAGCTATAATTTCAGCTGTCTTAAAAGCACGACTTAAATCACTAGCATAAATAGCATCAAATTGTTTATTCTTTAGTCGTTGGGCCAACTTCTTAGCCTGGGACTTACCTTTATCATTTAAAGGAA contains:
- the sigG gene encoding RNA polymerase sporulation sigma factor SigG; the encoded protein is MGKKVEISGVNTSELPVLSNKEMRKLFKKMQTRGSDFARSKIIGGNLRLVLSVLQRFNNRGEPIDDLFQVGCVGLIKAIDNFDLSKNVKFSTYAVPMIIGEIKRHLRDNNPIRVSRSLRDTAYKALQMKETLENNKTKDPNLTEIAKELGIPRSDIVRALDAIQDPISLFEPVYHDGGDPIYVMDQVRDDEDDDHDWLEAIAVREALRKLDDREKLILTLRFYEGKTQMEVAGTIGISQAQVSRLEKAALQDLKKHVREKE
- a CDS encoding LysM peptidoglycan-binding domain-containing protein, translated to MNSLEIIDKLLKSEKEDQPLYKQLRIELENTRYQRAANFLCNLQRKQIDILETLMDELEEELPSPPADEIYYAQHILQPGENLRILAREYNTTVAKIKELNPKLTDTPEAGQLIYLPIKIPKPPAQHIKYYVQPGDTLYEIAQEYDTTVDALVRINNIADPDIIFPGRILIIPCA
- the cobC gene encoding alpha-ribazole phosphatase, whose amino-acid sequence is MGTEIVLVRHGETDWNQAGRFQGSEDIPLNDKGKSQAKKLAQRLKNKQFDAIYASDLSRAFKTAEIIADNHNLVIKERKALQEINFGEWEGLTFADLQAEYQSEFEAWEQDPVTNGAPSGENLAKFQTRVVASLKKILIDDTSKRVLVVTHGGVVRVLVATFLGMPLAKCWRLSQSNTAVSQLNFYDDEVILELFNSTVHLE
- the spoIIR gene encoding stage II sporulation protein R gives rise to the protein MRISKRIKVVILTSILISLLFIIGIRGSITFKNESSKRASSSDSLVRLHVIANSNSLEDQRIKRQVRDILLKQASKLYITAAKGKKIFDPKAIVRKNLNNLEEIIEAKLGQENKSYGVSLKLGEFQFPTRSYGGMTLVAGKYQALRVVLGAGNGANWWCVLFPPLCFIDSVNEISKRELKRMSFKKENKEEIPVEFKFKLIEVLRENPQYVKSKLRLAHILETSFPGLSKLIFSGKEQDE